One segment of Anaeromicrobium sediminis DNA contains the following:
- the pepF gene encoding oligoendopeptidase F — MKSNNENAIPKRSEIEDKYKWNLEKMYSSKDEWEKDIETIREKANEITQYAEKLGESADSLYTVLNLDDEISRKLENVFVYARMKKDEDNRVTEYQAMSDKAQSVVVEVQSKLSFITPELTQIPEETVHKYMKEDERLSVYGFFFDELFRQKKHILSKNEENLLAQMGEISSAPKSIFSMINNADIKFGTIIGEEGKEVEVTQGRYTTLLKSTDRRVRKDAFEALYKSYEAQKNTIASTLGYSVKKDVFYAKARKYKSALDASLSSDNIPLSVYDNLIDTVESHLPSMYKYMELRKAALKVDELHMYDLYTPIVKEMKAKIPFEEGKELVKDGLAPLGKEYMDILQKGFDEGWIDVYENEGKTSGAYSFGSYESAPYVLLNYQNTINDVFTLAHEMGHSLHSYYTRSTQPYTYGSYKIFVAEVASTVNESLLMNHLLKTTTDKEKRKYLLNHYLEQFRGTIYRQTMFAKFEKMTHEMVEKGQALTTDTLCDMYRHLNKKYFGDNIVIDDLIKMEWARIPHFYNAFYVYKYATGFSAAISLSNQILNDGQGAVDKYINFLKSGGSDYPINQLKKAGVDMTKTEPIDSALKTFGKLVDEMEQLI, encoded by the coding sequence TTGAAATCAAATAATGAAAATGCTATTCCAAAAAGGAGTGAAATTGAAGACAAATATAAGTGGAATTTAGAAAAGATGTATTCTAGTAAAGATGAATGGGAAAAGGACATAGAAACTATAAGAGAAAAGGCTAATGAGATAACACAGTATGCAGAAAAGTTGGGAGAAAGTGCAGATTCCTTATATACAGTACTCAATTTAGATGATGAAATATCTAGAAAATTAGAGAATGTATTTGTATACGCAAGGATGAAGAAGGATGAAGACAATAGGGTAACTGAATATCAAGCCATGAGTGATAAGGCCCAATCTGTAGTGGTGGAGGTGCAAAGTAAATTATCATTTATAACTCCAGAATTAACTCAAATTCCAGAAGAAACTGTTCATAAATATATGAAAGAAGATGAAAGGCTTTCTGTATATGGTTTTTTCTTTGATGAGTTGTTTAGGCAAAAGAAACATATCTTATCTAAGAATGAAGAAAATCTATTGGCGCAAATGGGAGAAATATCATCTGCTCCTAAGAGCATATTTTCCATGATAAATAATGCTGATATTAAGTTTGGGACCATAATAGGCGAAGAAGGTAAAGAAGTAGAGGTCACTCAGGGCCGATATACAACCCTACTAAAGAGTACTGATAGGAGAGTTAGGAAAGATGCCTTTGAAGCCTTATACAAGTCTTATGAAGCCCAAAAGAATACTATTGCATCAACTCTAGGTTATAGTGTTAAGAAGGATGTTTTTTATGCTAAAGCTAGAAAATACAAGTCCGCATTAGATGCATCCTTAAGTAGTGACAATATACCCCTATCCGTTTATGATAATTTAATAGACACGGTAGAATCACACCTGCCAAGTATGTATAAGTATATGGAACTTAGAAAGGCAGCCCTTAAGGTAGATGAACTTCATATGTATGATCTATATACTCCTATAGTAAAGGAAATGAAAGCTAAAATACCATTTGAAGAGGGAAAAGAATTAGTTAAAGATGGTCTAGCTCCTTTGGGAAAAGAGTATATGGATATATTGCAAAAGGGTTTTGATGAAGGCTGGATAGATGTATATGAAAATGAAGGCAAGACTAGTGGGGCCTATTCCTTTGGTAGTTATGAAAGTGCACCCTATGTACTTTTAAACTATCAAAACACTATAAATGATGTATTCACATTAGCTCATGAGATGGGTCATTCTCTACATTCCTACTATACAAGAAGTACTCAACCATATACCTATGGAAGTTATAAAATATTCGTAGCTGAGGTGGCATCCACAGTGAATGAATCCCTTTTAATGAACCATTTACTTAAAACTACTACTGATAAAGAAAAAAGAAAGTATCTTTTAAATCACTACTTAGAGCAGTTTAGGGGAACTATCTATAGACAAACCATGTTTGCTAAGTTTGAGAAGATGACTCACGAAATGGTGGAAAAGGGTCAGGCCTTAACCACTGATACATTATGTGACATGTATAGACACTTAAATAAAAAATATTTTGGAGATAACATAGTTATAGATGATTTAATTAAGATGGAATGGGCAAGAATACCTCATTTTTATAATGCCTTTTATGTATATAAGTATGCCACAGGTTTTTCGGCTGCCATATCTTTATCTAATCAAATATTAAATGATGGTCAAGGTGCCGTTGACAAGTATATTAATTTCTTAAAGAGTGGTGGTAGTGATTATCCAATTAACCAGCTTAAAAAGGCTGGAGTAGATATGACTAAGACAGAACCAATAGACAGCGCTCTTAAGACCTTTGGAAAATTAGTAGATGAAATGGAGCAATTAATTTAA
- a CDS encoding acetyl-CoA hydrolase/transferase family protein produces the protein MCLDRIRNKDLLDRVCSPKEAAMLIKDGMNVATSGFTPSGYPKAVPMALADLVKETGENIKINLYTGASVGEELDGILAKNNLLNKRLPYQTNESLRNSTNNGNCEYLDMHLSHVPHYTKLGFLGKINVAIIEAVAITEEGHIIPSTSVGTSPTYIQMADKIIVEINTSQPLELEGMADIYMPKKPPFTRAIPIMMPNDRIGTYSIPCEIDKIAAIVVTDIKDNVRPLAPIDPISEKISHNLIEFLEKEVESGRLTNELLPLQSGVGSVANAVLAGLNNSSFRNLVCYTEVIQDSMLDLLDSGKVLFASGTSITPSSEGLERFKENIKYYKEKIILRPQEISNHPEIIRRLGIIALNTAIEVDIYGNVNSTHIMGSKMMNGIGGSGDFTRNAYLSIFTTPSVAKNGAISSVVPMVSHHDHTEHDVMVIITEQGVADLRGLSPKERAKCIIENCSHPDFRPLLRDYYNHALKNKSKHTPHTLDKALSWHTRFINTNTMHVD, from the coding sequence ATGTGTTTAGATAGAATTAGAAATAAAGATTTACTAGATAGGGTCTGTTCCCCTAAGGAAGCTGCTATGTTAATTAAAGACGGAATGAATGTGGCCACAAGTGGTTTTACTCCTTCTGGATATCCTAAAGCAGTACCTATGGCATTGGCAGACTTAGTAAAAGAAACGGGTGAAAATATTAAAATCAATTTGTATACGGGTGCCTCTGTAGGTGAAGAATTAGATGGTATATTGGCAAAAAATAATTTATTAAATAAAAGACTTCCTTACCAAACTAACGAGAGTTTAAGAAACTCTACAAATAATGGTAATTGTGAATACTTAGATATGCACCTAAGTCACGTTCCCCATTATACTAAGCTAGGATTCTTAGGAAAAATTAATGTGGCAATTATAGAAGCTGTTGCCATAACAGAAGAAGGCCATATAATTCCTTCTACTTCTGTAGGAACTTCTCCAACTTATATACAAATGGCCGATAAGATTATTGTGGAAATAAATACTAGTCAACCTCTAGAACTAGAAGGTATGGCCGATATATATATGCCTAAAAAGCCACCCTTTACAAGGGCCATTCCAATAATGATGCCTAATGATAGAATAGGAACTTATTCTATCCCTTGTGAAATTGATAAAATAGCTGCCATAGTAGTTACTGATATAAAAGATAATGTAAGGCCACTGGCCCCTATAGATCCTATATCTGAAAAAATTTCTCATAACCTTATTGAATTTTTAGAAAAGGAAGTGGAATCAGGAAGATTAACAAATGAATTACTTCCTCTTCAATCAGGAGTAGGTAGTGTGGCAAATGCCGTTTTAGCAGGGTTAAATAATTCCAGCTTTAGGAATCTAGTATGCTATACGGAAGTTATACAGGATTCCATGCTAGATTTATTAGATAGCGGTAAAGTTTTATTTGCATCAGGAACATCCATAACACCATCTAGTGAAGGTTTAGAGCGATTTAAGGAAAATATAAAATATTATAAAGAAAAAATCATTTTACGACCACAAGAAATAAGTAATCATCCAGAGATTATTAGGAGGTTGGGCATAATAGCCTTGAATACAGCCATAGAAGTGGATATCTATGGAAATGTTAACTCTACTCATATTATGGGTTCAAAAATGATGAACGGGATAGGTGGTTCAGGGGATTTCACTAGAAATGCATATTTATCCATATTCACCACTCCATCTGTGGCTAAAAATGGTGCCATATCTTCAGTAGTGCCTATGGTATCTCATCATGACCATACAGAACACGATGTTATGGTTATAATAACAGAACAAGGTGTAGCAGACCTTAGGGGTCTTAGTCCTAAAGAACGTGCCAAGTGCATAATAGAAAATTGTTCTCATCCAGACTTTAGACCACTACTTAGGGATTACTATAATCACGCTTTAAAAAATAAGTCTAAGCATACTCCACACACATTAGATAAAGCCCTAAGTTGGCATACTAGATTTATTAATACTAACACTATGCATGTGGATTAA
- the pepV gene encoding dipeptidase PepV, with the protein MRLEERITDLKEDIIKSTQEIIRIKSVKAEPDGDMPFGKGVNDCLNYALSLCESFGFKTKNVDNYAGYGEIGEGSEMIGILVHLDVVPEGDNWTYPPYEAKIHDDKIYGRGTIDDKGPAISAIYAMKAIKDSGIPLNKRIRIIFGTDEESGWEGINYYLEREEVPTMAFTPDADFPAIHGEKGILMFDLVKKINRECRVTKIKGGNRPNMVPDYAEAHVKDLDLNLVYEYGKNNNIKIDAGKEGDTTIVKFYGVSAHGSLPESGDNAISKLMVFLDTLDMNDEVGQFINFYKDKIGMEYYGQSIGCGFEDKESGKLIFNVGVIDFSDDEIKVSVNVRYPVTYEKDAIYDGMKSVTNTYDIDIVETDYMAPIYMPKDHALIERLMKVYREETGDNREPITIGGGTYARSMENAVAFGPLFPGQVELAHQKDEYIGIDHLMKMTVIYTKALAELLK; encoded by the coding sequence ATGAGACTAGAGGAAAGAATTACTGATCTTAAAGAGGACATAATTAAAAGTACCCAAGAAATAATTAGGATTAAAAGTGTAAAGGCAGAACCAGACGGGGACATGCCCTTTGGTAAAGGGGTAAATGATTGTTTAAATTATGCCCTTAGTTTATGTGAGAGTTTTGGATTTAAAACTAAGAATGTGGACAACTATGCAGGTTATGGGGAAATTGGTGAAGGTAGTGAAATGATAGGAATACTAGTTCACTTAGATGTGGTACCAGAAGGAGATAACTGGACATATCCTCCATATGAGGCTAAAATTCATGATGATAAAATCTATGGACGTGGAACTATAGATGACAAGGGGCCTGCCATAAGTGCCATATATGCCATGAAAGCCATTAAAGATAGTGGTATTCCACTGAATAAGAGAATTAGAATAATATTTGGTACAGATGAAGAAAGTGGATGGGAAGGAATTAACTATTATCTAGAAAGGGAAGAAGTTCCTACTATGGCTTTTACACCTGATGCAGATTTCCCTGCTATCCATGGAGAAAAGGGCATATTAATGTTTGATTTAGTTAAGAAAATAAATAGGGAATGTAGAGTGACCAAAATAAAGGGTGGTAATAGACCTAACATGGTTCCTGATTATGCTGAAGCTCACGTTAAGGATTTAGACTTAAATTTAGTATATGAATATGGAAAAAATAATAATATCAAAATAGATGCAGGAAAAGAAGGAGATACTACTATAGTTAAATTCTATGGAGTATCAGCCCATGGAAGTTTACCAGAGAGTGGTGACAATGCCATATCAAAATTAATGGTATTTTTAGATACTTTAGATATGAATGATGAAGTAGGCCAATTCATTAATTTCTATAAGGACAAAATTGGTATGGAATACTATGGCCAATCTATAGGCTGTGGATTTGAAGATAAGGAATCAGGAAAATTAATATTTAATGTGGGAGTAATAGATTTTAGTGATGATGAAATTAAAGTATCTGTAAATGTTAGATATCCAGTTACATATGAAAAGGATGCCATATATGATGGTATGAAATCTGTTACTAATACATATGACATAGATATAGTTGAGACTGATTATATGGCACCTATATACATGCCAAAGGATCATGCACTAATAGAGAGATTGATGAAGGTATATAGAGAAGAAACAGGAGACAATAGGGAGCCAATAACTATAGGTGGAGGAACCTACGCTAGAAGTATGGAAAATGCAGTAGCATTTGGACCATTATTTCCTGGGCAAGTAGAGCTTGCTCATCAAAAGGATGAATATATAGGTATAGATCATTTGATGAAAATGACTGTCATATATACAAAGGCTTTAGCAGAATTATTAAAATAA
- a CDS encoding TetR/AcrR family transcriptional regulator encodes MDKKEMIMEAALRLFNEFGFHGTPTSKIAKEAGVSNGTLFNYFSTKEELINTLYLEHITGCRDCVFKELNKDLSVKETMKYLWANAIRWHLKRPEMFKFMEQFAHSPYINNIGKEKKEELFRFAHGLVDKGISHGMFRYKNTKLICCCMEGALSHTTRYLLENENEDMDDVIEESFNMLWQGIGL; translated from the coding sequence TTGGATAAAAAAGAAATGATTATGGAAGCAGCTTTAAGGTTATTTAATGAATTTGGATTCCATGGAACACCAACTTCAAAAATTGCAAAAGAAGCTGGAGTTTCCAATGGAACACTGTTTAACTATTTTAGTACGAAAGAAGAGTTAATTAATACCCTTTATTTAGAGCATATAACTGGATGTAGAGACTGTGTTTTTAAAGAACTTAATAAAGATTTATCAGTTAAAGAAACTATGAAATATCTGTGGGCTAATGCAATTAGATGGCACCTTAAGCGTCCAGAGATGTTTAAGTTTATGGAACAATTTGCTCACTCACCATATATTAATAATATTGGCAAAGAGAAAAAAGAAGAGCTTTTTAGATTTGCACATGGTTTGGTAGATAAGGGAATTAGTCATGGGATGTTTCGATATAAGAATACAAAGTTAATATGCTGTTGCATGGAAGGTGCACTAAGCCATACTACTAGATATTTGTTGGAAAATGAGAATGAAGATATGGATGATGTTATAGAAGAAAGTTTTAATATGTTGTGGCAAGGTATTGGCCTTTAG
- a CDS encoding aspartate-alanine antiporter-like transporter, translating to MNFDYVKFVTDPFVLIFMSVISGLIIGKFQYKRIKLGNSGGLFTGLFIGWFTYKKYVIPYTNDSSMPAYAQKILSNGLVPKELFLFTLICFIASVGLLASTDIGKVVKKYGFKFMLLGFLITLTGALSCYIVSLLNKNINIFALSGVYVGALTSSPGLAAALESVSALGKGTESMVGLGYAVGYIPGVIVVIFSMQLLPIIFKIDVEKEKISFIREMDNEKEKIDLDNLNFEILPFLFVCIVGFFIGQIKIYLGPAINYFSLGSTGGVLVSALLLGHIGKIGFMNFRMDTKILSAIRDLTLSIFLSIVGLRYGYSTLTNIRGEGFILLFVALLCSLFAVLIGFLIGRYVLKINWIMLSGAICGGMTSTPGLGAAIDSSDSDYVATGYGASYPFALFGMIIFTILLQRTVI from the coding sequence ATGAATTTTGATTACGTAAAATTCGTCACGGATCCATTTGTACTAATATTTATGTCTGTCATATCGGGTCTAATTATAGGTAAATTTCAATACAAGAGAATCAAACTAGGCAATTCAGGTGGATTGTTCACAGGACTCTTTATTGGATGGTTTACTTACAAGAAATATGTAATTCCATATACTAATGATTCATCAATGCCTGCTTATGCACAAAAAATACTTTCAAATGGATTAGTTCCAAAGGAATTATTTTTATTTACCCTAATCTGCTTCATTGCATCTGTAGGTCTTTTAGCTTCCACAGATATAGGTAAGGTAGTAAAAAAATATGGTTTTAAATTTATGCTACTAGGTTTCCTAATTACCCTTACAGGAGCCCTTAGCTGTTATATTGTTTCTCTTTTAAATAAAAATATAAATATTTTTGCATTATCTGGTGTTTATGTGGGTGCATTAACAAGCTCTCCTGGATTAGCTGCCGCCCTTGAATCCGTTTCAGCTTTAGGAAAAGGTACAGAATCCATGGTAGGCCTTGGATATGCAGTTGGCTATATTCCTGGAGTAATAGTAGTTATATTCTCTATGCAGCTTTTACCTATAATATTTAAAATTGACGTTGAAAAGGAGAAAATTTCTTTCATACGTGAAATGGATAATGAAAAAGAAAAGATAGATTTAGACAATCTTAATTTTGAAATACTGCCCTTTTTATTTGTATGTATAGTAGGTTTTTTTATAGGACAAATAAAAATTTATTTAGGACCTGCAATCAATTATTTTAGTTTAGGCTCTACAGGTGGAGTATTAGTCTCTGCCCTACTACTAGGCCATATAGGAAAAATAGGTTTCATGAATTTTAGAATGGACACTAAAATTCTAAGTGCCATAAGAGATCTAACCCTATCCATATTTTTATCTATTGTAGGCCTTAGATATGGTTATTCTACTTTAACTAATATTAGGGGTGAGGGATTTATCTTACTATTTGTTGCCCTTTTATGTTCTTTGTTTGCAGTTCTTATTGGATTCTTAATAGGACGATATGTCCTTAAAATAAATTGGATTATGCTATCAGGTGCAATATGCGGAGGAATGACAAGTACGCCTGGACTTGGGGCAGCTATCGATTCATCTGATAGTGATTATGTGGCAACAGGCTATGGGGCCAGTTATCCCTTTGCTCTATTTGGAATGATAATATTCACCATTTTATTACAAAGAACTGTTATATAA
- a CDS encoding YczE/YyaS/YitT family protein has translation MMRINREMMLEDMKKLPSLFIGFFLCAYGIAQMKGANIGMNSWGTLNLGLVNKFAVEFGRVTQIIGILVILFSLTLKIYPGMGTILNMYFIGMFIDMIDKVHIIWRPETYPLKVVSLFLGLLIFNYGVYFYIRQELGAGPRDGLMVGLIKITGLSATYIRPAIELTVLVVGYLLGGIVGIGTVIVTLCGGYILNKIFVFNGFDPKKTNQRKIYDYFIETQEMVKN, from the coding sequence ATGATGCGAATAAATAGGGAAATGATGTTAGAAGATATGAAGAAATTACCGAGTCTATTTATAGGGTTCTTTTTATGTGCCTATGGGATTGCTCAAATGAAGGGTGCAAACATAGGTATGAACAGTTGGGGAACTCTTAACTTAGGCCTAGTTAATAAATTTGCCGTTGAATTCGGTAGAGTAACCCAGATCATAGGAATACTTGTAATACTATTTTCACTAACTTTAAAAATATATCCAGGTATGGGAACTATACTAAATATGTATTTTATAGGAATGTTTATAGACATGATAGATAAAGTACATATAATTTGGAGGCCAGAAACTTATCCATTAAAAGTTGTGAGCTTATTCTTGGGGCTTTTAATATTTAATTATGGTGTATATTTTTATATTAGACAAGAATTAGGAGCAGGACCAAGGGATGGCCTTATGGTAGGGCTTATAAAAATAACAGGGCTTAGTGCCACCTATATAAGACCAGCAATTGAGCTTACCGTATTAGTTGTAGGATATTTACTAGGAGGAATAGTAGGAATAGGTACTGTTATAGTTACACTTTGTGGAGGATATATACTTAATAAAATATTTGTATTCAATGGATTTGATCCGAAAAAAACTAATCAAAGAAAGATATATGACTATTTTATAGAAACACAGGAAATGGTGAAAAATTAA